The following proteins are co-located in the Apium graveolens cultivar Ventura chromosome 5, ASM990537v1, whole genome shotgun sequence genome:
- the LOC141661877 gene encoding uncharacterized protein LOC141661877, producing the protein MGMVTSTMAAKFAFFPPKPASYKIVKDEDGKMKMDGAVNERPNVDVLKLKTKRGTEIIALYFKNPAANLTVLYSHGNAADLGQMYDLFAELSVHLRVNLLGYDYSGYGQSTGKPSEQNTYADIRAAYRCLQETYGTKEEDIILYGQSVGSGPTLDLASQLSGLRAVVLHSPILSGLRVMYPVKRSFWFDIYKNIDKIPFVKCPILVIHGTADDVVDHSHGKQLWDLCKEKYEPLWVNGGKHCDLELYPEYVRHLKKFIIAVEKSLHLRSLSGIYSDYVENPRHSRDFREKPRHSTDHREMSRLSTDMRENPRISTDRREKSWGSFDKREKSKKNSDYTEKTNNNTEQPEKARKSIDRFGDMVRSAVLCNTDCFKPSRAVGIQGR; encoded by the exons ATGGGGATGGTGACGTCGACGATGGCAGCGAAGTTTGCGTTCTTTCCGCCAAAACCAGCGTCGTATAAGATAGTGAAAGATGAAGATGGGAAGATGAAGATGGATGGTGCGGTGAACGAGAGACCAAACGTCGACGTTTTGAAGCTCAAGACAAAGAGAGGGACGGAGATTATTGCGCTTTACTTCAAGAATCCGGCGGCTAATTTAACTGTGTTGTATTCACATGGCAACGCGGCTGATCTGGGTCAGATGTATGATTTGTTCGCTGAACTCAGTGTTCATCTCCGAGTCAACTTGCTCGG ATATGATTATTCGGGGTATGGACAATCCACTGGAAAG CCAAGTGAACAGAATACCTATGCAGACATAAGGGCTGCTTATAGATGCTTGCAAGAGACTTACGGGACAAAAGAGGAAGATATTATACTGTATGGCCAATCTGTGGGGAGTGGGCCGACTTTAGATTTAGCATCACAATTATCAGGTTTGAGGGCTGTGGTTCTTCATAGTCCGATTCTCTCTGGACTTCGAGTCATGTATCCAGTGAAGCGGTCTTTCTGGTTTGATATATATAAG AATATTGATAAGATACCCTTTGTCAAATGTCCAATCTTAGTAATCCAT GGAACCGCAGATGATGTTGTGGATCACTCGCACGGGAAACAGCTTTGGGATCTTTGCAAGGAGAAGTATGAACCATTATGGGTAAATGGGGGGAAGCATTGCGACCTGGAGTTATATCCAGAATATGTTAGGCATCTCAAGAAGTTTATTATAGCTGTGGAGAAATCATTGCATCTGAGAAGTTTGTCAGGAATTTATTCAGATTATGTAGAGAATCCTCGACACAGCAGAGACTTTAGAGAGAAACCCAGGCATAGCACAGATCATAGAGAGATGTCTAGGCTAAGTACAGACATGAGAGAAAACCCAAGGATCAGCACGGACCGCAGAGAGAAATCGTGGGGCAGCTTTGATAAGAGAGAAAAATCAAAGAAGAATTCGGATTACACTGAAAAAACAAATAATAACACAGAGCAGCCAGAGAAAGCAAGGAAGAGCATTGACCG CTTTGGAGATATGGTGAGGTCAGCTGTATTGTGCAATACAGACTGTTTTAAACCCTCCAGAGCAGTAGGGATCCAAGGACGGTGA